A single genomic interval of Spirosoma taeanense harbors:
- a CDS encoding SDR family NAD(P)-dependent oxidoreductase — MTTDVGKTALITGASSGIGRELATLFAKDGYNLVLVARSEDKLQDIADRFRQQFGTSSITVIEKDLSDPQAPQEIYDEVKRQNITINTLVNNAGFGEYGKFATETDLQKELNVIQVNLTALVHLTKLFLKDMVARNEGKILMLGSIASIMPNPMMAVYGATKSFIYSFSEALRNEVKDTNITITVLMPPATDTDFFNKAGASNTVAQEQARSMSPTDVAKEGYDALMKGKDKAIAGFSTKVQAAAFRVLPDSVVSQAARAQMKDRTEAEQEKNSSLLALGIGIAAVTLAGLVVAAMYKNTDVVTRARYRNKAGQAADSAKDALNSVMDTVVGAYQNGKAKVEEALA; from the coding sequence ATGACAACAGACGTCGGAAAAACAGCCCTGATTACGGGCGCATCGAGCGGTATTGGCCGCGAGTTGGCTACGCTATTTGCGAAAGACGGTTATAACCTGGTGCTTGTGGCCCGCAGTGAAGACAAACTGCAGGATATTGCCGACCGATTTAGGCAGCAATTCGGCACTTCGTCCATCACCGTTATCGAAAAAGATCTGTCCGATCCGCAGGCACCGCAGGAAATTTACGACGAGGTTAAGCGCCAGAACATTACCATCAACACGCTGGTCAATAACGCTGGCTTTGGCGAATACGGGAAGTTTGCGACCGAAACCGATCTGCAGAAAGAGCTGAACGTCATCCAGGTCAACCTGACGGCGCTGGTCCACCTGACCAAGCTGTTCCTGAAAGATATGGTCGCCCGCAACGAAGGTAAGATTCTGATGCTCGGCTCCATTGCGTCGATCATGCCGAACCCGATGATGGCCGTCTATGGCGCCACGAAATCGTTCATTTATTCGTTTTCCGAAGCACTGCGCAACGAAGTTAAAGACACTAACATTACGATTACGGTGCTGATGCCGCCCGCTACGGATACCGATTTTTTCAACAAAGCCGGGGCGTCAAACACGGTAGCGCAGGAGCAGGCCCGCTCGATGAGTCCCACCGATGTAGCCAAAGAAGGCTACGACGCCCTGATGAAAGGCAAAGACAAAGCGATTGCGGGCTTCTCGACAAAGGTGCAGGCGGCCGCATTCCGGGTTTTACCCGATTCGGTTGTCAGCCAGGCTGCCCGCGCGCAGATGAAAGACCGGACCGAGGCTGAACAGGAGAAAAATTCATCCTTGCTGGCGCTGGGGATCGGTATTGCAGCCGTCACCCTCGCCGGGCTTGTCGTTGCGGCTATGTATAAAAATACGGATGTAGTTACCCGGGCCAGGTATCGCAATAAAGCCGGGCAAGCCGCAGATTCGGCAAAAGACGCGCTGAACTCGGTTATGGATACGGTGGTCGGCGCCTATCAGAACGGCAAGGCTAAAGTAGAGGAAGCGCTGGCCTGA
- a CDS encoding DUF4136 domain-containing protein, with amino-acid sequence MKKLVIAFFIGAVITSLGSCSRYRIIRNQTDNSATWSSYRTFAFVDTNRIEATPRDTYQAAVAQVKQAVANELARRGYQQTTDNPDLLVNLGTVVKEKTQTRPTTIYEAPLYIGQRRYSWRSQDVPIGTYQEGTVSLHVVDAQRNALVWDVAVSSVLNQRRVTTDQVSEAVARVFEKFPGKAQ; translated from the coding sequence GTGAAGAAACTAGTAATCGCATTTTTTATAGGCGCCGTCATTACCAGTCTGGGTAGTTGCTCGCGCTATCGTATCATTCGAAATCAGACCGATAATTCCGCAACCTGGTCGTCGTACCGGACGTTCGCCTTCGTGGATACAAACCGCATCGAAGCAACTCCCCGCGATACGTATCAGGCGGCCGTCGCGCAGGTGAAACAGGCTGTTGCCAATGAACTGGCCAGGCGGGGCTATCAGCAGACAACCGACAATCCGGACCTGCTGGTTAATCTGGGTACGGTTGTGAAGGAAAAGACCCAGACGCGGCCAACAACCATTTATGAAGCTCCGCTGTACATTGGTCAGCGACGGTATTCGTGGCGAAGTCAGGACGTGCCGATAGGAACTTACCAGGAGGGAACCGTTAGTCTGCACGTAGTGGATGCGCAACGTAACGCGCTCGTGTGGGACGTCGCCGTATCGAGTGTGCTGAATCAGCGCCGGGTTACCACCGACCAGGTGAGTGAGGCTGTTGCCCGGGTCTTCGAGAAGTTTCCCGGAAAGGCCCAATAG
- a CDS encoding TonB-dependent receptor domain-containing protein, with the protein MNTTDHMKALFSSLLILSSAACFAQTPAGAGSSPNSATVTTPGNITAPVSAPPDSLGNPAGNARRRGNPNAAGAPGATGGGFGQAGTTPSEADPIARGNGRVTGVLMDSTTNKPVEFATIALLNTTTNKPIDGTTADAKGSFALTRLAPGNYRLLYSFIGYKDKRSQVITVGRGTDLNLGTIKLSADVRTLSEVNVVGQAAMIEEKVDRLVYNADKDLTSKGGDAGDILRKVPMLSVDLDGNVSLRGSSNVRVLINNKPSTIVASSVADALKQIPADMIKTVEVITSPSAKYDAEGSAGIINIITKKTTLQGATLDINGGVGNRGSNLGLHGNYRVGKMGFSLGGFGRAEYNVKGSFMNDQTTTSLTNNTQTRTIQTASTLSQRLFGNYQLGWDYDINKTTSLTASLRYGARNGIFNQYNLFTQTFSPSSYFPIYNDRNVQTKDLSGTVDANVTYTKTYKPQKEFSVMALYSRNNRTNNFVADILSGADFETITARQRNDNLSYNQESTLQVDYQTPIKTNQLFEFGGKGIFRQVNSEYQYYFANGAEGEYQIDNSRPANTLFYDQNIAATYLSYTLTTKSKFTIKAGARYEYTFINARFSNESAGQASSIPDYGNLVPSINISKNIGNGRILKLAYNRRIQRPGIQFLNPNVNASNPTNITIGNPYLSPELTDNIELSTSANIKGLYLNASLFARRTNNEITAVRDVSQQSFGDPTNPVLQQVIRTSYQNVGHQDAYGLNLFGNGTLFSKLQLGGGLDLYHVSLTNNNASPIYSASNSGWVIGGRVMSSLSLSNGWGFQLFGGGRGKQIQLQGYQSAMYFYSLGLRKEFNNKKSSLGLAAENIFNRPFTQRAELSSPILTQSSQTNFYNAGVRLTFSHKLGKMSFDQPQRRRKSIENDDMKGGDNGGNDAAPQQTTPAGGNSGGGRPRSK; encoded by the coding sequence ATGAACACAACCGACCACATGAAGGCGCTATTCTCTTCGTTACTCATCCTTAGTTCAGCCGCCTGTTTTGCGCAGACACCTGCCGGAGCAGGCTCTTCCCCGAATAGCGCAACCGTAACTACTCCAGGCAACATCACAGCGCCGGTTAGCGCTCCCCCCGATAGCCTTGGTAATCCTGCTGGTAACGCCAGACGGCGGGGTAACCCAAATGCAGCCGGGGCACCAGGCGCCACCGGCGGTGGATTTGGGCAGGCGGGTACGACGCCATCCGAAGCTGATCCCATTGCCCGTGGAAATGGCCGGGTTACCGGCGTCCTGATGGATTCAACTACCAACAAACCGGTTGAATTTGCCACAATTGCTCTCCTGAACACAACGACCAACAAGCCGATTGATGGGACCACTGCTGATGCAAAGGGAAGCTTTGCCTTGACCCGACTAGCACCGGGCAATTACCGGCTCCTTTATTCATTTATCGGCTATAAAGACAAGCGCAGCCAGGTCATTACCGTTGGTCGCGGCACCGATCTTAATTTAGGCACAATCAAACTGAGCGCCGACGTGCGGACGCTGAGCGAGGTGAATGTGGTGGGTCAGGCGGCTATGATTGAGGAGAAAGTAGACAGGCTGGTCTATAACGCCGATAAGGATCTTACGTCAAAGGGCGGTGATGCCGGCGATATTCTGCGGAAAGTACCGATGCTGTCGGTCGACCTGGATGGTAACGTCAGCCTGCGGGGCAGTAGCAACGTGCGGGTGCTGATCAACAACAAGCCATCCACCATCGTGGCCAGCAGCGTGGCCGACGCCCTGAAGCAGATTCCAGCCGACATGATCAAGACCGTTGAGGTCATCACCAGCCCCTCGGCCAAGTACGATGCCGAAGGCTCGGCCGGTATCATCAACATCATCACTAAGAAAACTACCCTGCAGGGCGCTACGCTCGACATAAACGGGGGCGTTGGTAACCGGGGGTCTAACCTGGGTCTGCACGGAAACTACCGCGTGGGGAAGATGGGCTTTAGCCTGGGCGGTTTCGGTCGAGCCGAGTATAACGTAAAGGGTTCGTTCATGAACGACCAGACAACCACTTCACTAACGAACAATACCCAGACCCGGACCATCCAGACGGCCAGCACGCTGAGTCAGCGCCTGTTTGGTAACTATCAGTTAGGCTGGGATTACGACATCAATAAAACGACCTCGCTCACGGCCAGCCTGCGTTACGGTGCCCGCAACGGGATCTTCAACCAGTACAACCTGTTTACCCAGACGTTTTCGCCGAGCAGCTACTTTCCAATCTATAACGACCGGAACGTTCAGACCAAAGACCTGTCGGGTACGGTCGATGCCAACGTAACATATACCAAGACGTATAAGCCGCAGAAGGAATTCAGTGTGATGGCCTTGTACAGCCGTAACAACCGCACGAACAACTTCGTGGCCGACATTCTGAGTGGCGCCGACTTCGAGACGATTACGGCCCGCCAGCGGAACGACAACCTGAGCTATAACCAGGAATCGACGCTTCAGGTTGATTACCAGACCCCCATCAAAACCAATCAGTTGTTCGAGTTTGGTGGTAAAGGAATTTTCCGGCAGGTGAACAGCGAATACCAGTATTACTTTGCCAACGGAGCCGAAGGCGAGTATCAGATTGATAACAGCCGCCCCGCCAACACCCTGTTCTACGATCAGAATATCGCAGCGACCTATCTGTCGTACACCCTGACGACCAAGAGTAAATTCACCATCAAAGCCGGTGCCCGCTATGAATACACGTTCATTAACGCCCGGTTCAGCAACGAATCGGCCGGGCAGGCTTCGTCTATCCCTGACTACGGTAACCTCGTACCGAGCATTAATATCTCGAAGAACATTGGCAATGGCAGAATCCTTAAGCTGGCTTATAACCGCCGGATTCAGCGGCCGGGTATTCAGTTCCTGAACCCGAACGTAAACGCGTCCAACCCGACGAACATTACCATCGGTAACCCGTACCTGTCGCCCGAGCTGACCGACAACATCGAGCTGAGCACAAGCGCGAACATCAAGGGTCTTTACCTGAACGCATCGCTGTTTGCCCGCCGGACGAATAACGAAATCACGGCCGTTCGGGACGTATCCCAGCAGTCGTTCGGCGATCCGACGAACCCCGTACTGCAGCAGGTGATCCGCACGAGCTACCAGAACGTTGGTCATCAGGATGCCTATGGTCTGAACCTGTTCGGAAACGGAACCCTGTTTTCCAAACTGCAGCTCGGTGGCGGACTTGATCTGTACCACGTAAGCCTCACCAACAACAACGCGAGCCCGATCTATTCGGCTTCCAACTCCGGATGGGTGATTGGCGGACGGGTAATGAGCAGCCTTTCGCTGAGCAATGGCTGGGGCTTCCAGCTCTTCGGGGGCGGACGCGGCAAACAGATACAACTACAGGGCTACCAGAGCGCCATGTATTTCTATAGCCTGGGGCTGCGGAAAGAGTTTAACAACAAAAAATCCAGCCTGGGGCTGGCGGCTGAGAATATTTTTAACCGACCCTTTACCCAGCGCGCTGAACTGTCTTCGCCTATCCTGACGCAGAGTTCGCAGACGAACTTCTATAATGCCGGGGTGCGGCTGACTTTCAGCCACAAGCTTGGTAAAATGAGCTTCGACCAGCCGCAGCGTCGCCGGAAATCGATCGAGAACGATGACATGAAGGGGGGCGACAACGGCGGTAATGACGCTGCTCCGCAGCAGACAACTCCGGCCGGTGGCAACAGTGGTGGCGGCCGTCCCCGATCGAAATAA
- the xseB gene encoding exodeoxyribonuclease VII small subunit produces the protein MTYQDAYDQLTTLVDEIENEQVPLDELPGKIRRATELITFCQERLRAVETEYQEAIERLPRR, from the coding sequence ATGACTTATCAGGACGCCTACGACCAACTCACTACGCTGGTAGACGAAATTGAGAACGAGCAGGTACCCCTCGACGAACTGCCCGGAAAAATCCGGCGCGCCACCGAATTGATTACTTTTTGCCAGGAACGGCTACGGGCTGTTGAAACCGAATACCAGGAAGCCATTGAGCGGCTACCCCGCCGATAA
- a CDS encoding DUF4405 domain-containing protein: MKSKHLVSLSVALVFLVLAITGLLIYFGQGTHAVEHIHAWFGILFVTAAVFHIVNNWSSLTAYARERRTGGIRREFVLPAIVAVVFTVGIAANLPVFDKLANAGKNLVRGDRPRGGGPLPQPAVDSIARATEVAYAKAISASDTAALSTVVADKAAVRMPNGTLVSGREAQPGDSSPSDSLSHTVDRAEALDDNVIVVYGTANGAKAGQSFFTHVLKKQENRWQIAAVQMAHP, encoded by the coding sequence ATGAAATCAAAACACCTTGTCAGTCTTTCGGTCGCGCTCGTTTTTCTGGTTCTGGCCATAACAGGCCTGCTGATTTATTTTGGTCAGGGAACACATGCTGTTGAACATATCCATGCCTGGTTCGGTATCCTGTTCGTCACTGCTGCCGTGTTCCATATCGTCAATAACTGGTCGTCGCTAACGGCCTATGCCCGGGAACGCCGGACGGGCGGTATCCGCCGGGAGTTTGTGCTGCCCGCCATTGTAGCCGTCGTCTTTACGGTCGGTATTGCCGCGAACCTGCCCGTGTTTGACAAACTGGCTAATGCCGGCAAGAATCTTGTCCGGGGCGACAGACCGCGTGGGGGCGGGCCGCTACCCCAACCCGCTGTTGACTCGATTGCCCGGGCTACCGAAGTGGCCTATGCTAAAGCGATCAGCGCCAGCGATACGGCTGCCCTATCAACTGTTGTCGCCGATAAAGCGGCAGTCCGGATGCCCAATGGAACGCTGGTGAGTGGGCGAGAGGCTCAGCCGGGTGATAGTTCACCGTCAGACTCCCTGAGTCATACTGTTGACCGCGCAGAAGCCCTGGATGACAATGTCATTGTGGTGTATGGTACCGCGAACGGCGCAAAAGCTGGTCAGTCATTCTTTACGCACGTGCTGAAGAAACAGGAGAATCGCTGGCAGATCGCAGCCGTTCAGATGGCGCATCCGTAG
- a CDS encoding SDR family NAD(P)-dependent oxidoreductase — MNAETGKTALITGASSGIGQELAKLFAQDGYNLVLVGRSEDKLDRLSEVFKSNYGTQQILVINKDLSEEDAAQDIYNQVQEAGITVNVLVNDAGASTYGLFATETNWEREKQIIHLNVLTTTLLTKLFLKDMVARNEGRILQLASLVAVTPFPLMAVYAATKAYIWNLTQSLINEIKDSNVTMTALMPNATATNFFREAGAPKLTVEDTMDDPAMVAKDAYKALMKGEAKVIPGGVSNKAQEVMAYVSPQETLAAMMRRLLTPKDESGQEKTPVWTIVGVAAAVVAGIALVSAFNNMDPVDKARYRYKAGKLKSKATGLIDEAGDALSEAKDTAADKWSDLGQMAGRAIANVFG, encoded by the coding sequence ATGAACGCAGAAACGGGAAAAACAGCCCTGATTACAGGTGCTTCGAGCGGTATCGGCCAGGAACTTGCCAAACTTTTTGCCCAGGATGGCTACAACCTGGTGCTGGTTGGTCGCAGCGAAGACAAACTCGACCGGCTGTCTGAAGTCTTCAAAAGCAACTACGGCACCCAGCAGATTCTGGTTATCAACAAAGACCTCTCGGAGGAAGACGCTGCTCAGGACATTTATAACCAGGTTCAGGAAGCTGGCATTACGGTGAACGTCCTAGTCAACGACGCCGGCGCCAGTACCTACGGTCTGTTTGCCACTGAAACCAACTGGGAACGCGAAAAGCAGATCATCCACCTGAATGTGCTGACTACAACCCTTTTGACGAAGCTGTTTCTGAAGGATATGGTTGCCCGCAACGAAGGCCGGATTTTACAGCTGGCCTCACTGGTGGCCGTTACGCCTTTCCCGCTGATGGCTGTCTATGCTGCAACGAAGGCTTATATCTGGAATCTGACGCAGTCGCTGATTAATGAGATCAAAGACTCGAACGTTACCATGACAGCCCTGATGCCCAACGCAACGGCAACGAACTTCTTCCGGGAAGCCGGAGCGCCGAAACTGACCGTGGAGGATACAATGGACGATCCGGCTATGGTGGCCAAAGACGCCTACAAGGCCCTCATGAAAGGTGAAGCCAAAGTGATTCCGGGTGGGGTGAGCAACAAAGCGCAGGAAGTGATGGCCTACGTGTCGCCCCAGGAAACGTTAGCCGCCATGATGCGCCGATTGCTTACGCCCAAAGATGAGTCGGGACAGGAAAAAACGCCAGTCTGGACAATCGTCGGCGTTGCGGCCGCGGTCGTAGCCGGCATTGCGCTGGTGTCGGCCTTCAACAACATGGACCCCGTGGATAAAGCCCGATATCGCTATAAGGCCGGCAAGTTAAAATCAAAGGCTACCGGCCTGATCGATGAGGCTGGCGATGCCCTGAGTGAGGCCAAGGACACAGCCGCCGACAAATGGTCGGACCTGGGCCAGATGGCCGGTAGAGCCATTGCCAATGTGTTTGGTTAA
- a CDS encoding tryptophan-rich sensory protein, with protein MKNSSLWRIATAVFAVGSILYTSTSSMRSRRQNREQVQDESAPEYDVPVEYQKVFDQNLIIPAGWTFGVVWSTVYSGLGALLIHQLLSSQTNNPRYQKALPWWWASWTLNAVFGRFFSQNDAQSVVISDLTTKLNLPVALGLHQSLGIGKTDVPAPEKYLRIPVSLYAGWLTAATVVGTPDTLLTLGWWEPNEERDEPLAAGILGATAGAGYVIARQLNDPWYMVPFVAGFGGIASRQWDRHPLVGWTAAGLAAVYAGLLAYWLPKGKFREFERSVVDIDADAVVMDYQPNPGDVYSGRQAAVDLERERMDPIEAESLD; from the coding sequence ATGAAAAACTCATCACTCTGGCGCATTGCCACGGCTGTTTTTGCCGTTGGCAGCATACTCTACACCAGCACATCGAGTATGCGGTCGCGCCGACAGAATCGGGAACAGGTTCAGGACGAGTCTGCCCCGGAATATGATGTGCCGGTTGAGTACCAGAAGGTGTTCGACCAAAACCTAATCATTCCGGCGGGCTGGACGTTTGGCGTTGTCTGGTCAACGGTTTACTCGGGACTGGGCGCGCTGTTGATTCATCAGTTGCTCAGTTCGCAGACCAACAACCCCCGCTATCAGAAGGCCCTGCCCTGGTGGTGGGCCAGTTGGACGCTCAACGCGGTCTTCGGCCGGTTCTTTTCACAGAATGATGCCCAAAGCGTGGTCATTTCAGACCTGACAACCAAACTTAATCTACCCGTAGCGCTGGGCCTGCACCAGAGTCTGGGAATTGGCAAAACCGACGTACCGGCCCCAGAGAAATACCTGCGCATTCCGGTTAGTCTTTACGCTGGCTGGCTTACGGCTGCGACCGTTGTCGGTACGCCGGATACCCTGCTGACGCTGGGCTGGTGGGAACCCAATGAAGAACGCGACGAACCGCTGGCAGCCGGTATTCTCGGTGCCACTGCCGGAGCCGGTTACGTCATCGCCCGCCAGTTGAACGACCCCTGGTATATGGTGCCGTTCGTAGCTGGCTTTGGCGGTATCGCCAGTCGGCAATGGGACCGGCACCCGCTTGTGGGCTGGACAGCCGCCGGGTTAGCTGCAGTTTACGCGGGCCTGCTGGCTTACTGGCTCCCAAAAGGCAAATTCCGCGAGTTCGAACGCTCCGTGGTAGACATAGATGCGGATGCTGTCGTGATGGATTACCAGCCCAATCCGGGCGATGTGTATTCAGGCCGGCAGGCCGCAGTTGACCTGGAACGCGAACGCATGGACCCCATCGAGGCCGAGAGTCTGGATTAA
- a CDS encoding DUF937 domain-containing protein produces MTLFASFNEILNPDVLSRIAVYVDEPTEKTHKAVDGLVYTVVGGLMKRTTTEIGVNQLYNHIQKGRYDGSLTDNLATILRDPALTNTLITQGNDVISHLLPAMKSSIGTMISGYAGIRNSSAISLLGLTTTIVLHVLGKQVKERKLDADGLASSLFAEREAFVNAVPEEFMPRLVEKVGLQQVVSGMAAPARRAAVESPVRPVTYGGAPAGRSVATATRTAVSYEPDTLDNDNSSLAKWGVGALLALVVAAGGYYIYQNTRNYSGDAEEVNSETLISNDTAQADTVTRSLAVPVDMAAKTTPKTAAPASTTPGAANPAGAAAGALTQQLTPYLSNPALPKGRVFPLPGVSFLPGSLSLTPGSQATIGELTTLLKTHPSMQIQLIGYANDAQGGLTNKSLSFKRVYQIKQQLMSSGIDFVRIDAIGRGSGVSRRDTSGVPRPTLRKIDFKVVVK; encoded by the coding sequence ATGACTTTATTTGCTTCATTCAATGAAATACTGAATCCGGACGTTCTGTCGCGTATTGCTGTGTACGTCGATGAACCCACGGAAAAAACCCACAAAGCCGTCGATGGCCTTGTCTATACGGTCGTTGGCGGTCTGATGAAACGCACGACCACCGAAATTGGCGTTAATCAACTGTATAACCATATTCAGAAAGGCCGTTACGACGGTTCCCTGACGGATAACCTGGCTACCATCCTGCGCGACCCGGCTCTGACGAATACGCTCATTACGCAGGGCAACGACGTTATTAGCCACCTGCTGCCCGCCATGAAAAGCTCCATCGGCACCATGATTTCGGGCTATGCGGGAATTCGAAACTCATCAGCGATTTCGCTGCTGGGCCTGACCACCACCATTGTTCTGCACGTTCTGGGCAAGCAGGTAAAAGAGCGTAAACTGGATGCCGACGGGCTGGCGTCGTCACTTTTTGCCGAGCGCGAAGCGTTTGTGAACGCCGTTCCCGAAGAGTTTATGCCCCGGCTGGTCGAGAAAGTCGGCCTCCAACAAGTTGTCTCCGGTATGGCCGCCCCCGCCCGCCGAGCGGCCGTTGAGTCACCGGTCCGGCCGGTTACGTATGGGGGGGCTCCGGCAGGCCGTTCGGTCGCCACGGCTACCCGCACAGCTGTTAGTTACGAACCGGATACCCTGGATAATGATAACAGTTCGCTGGCCAAATGGGGCGTGGGAGCGCTGCTGGCACTGGTCGTAGCCGCCGGAGGTTACTATATTTATCAGAATACGCGGAACTACTCAGGTGATGCCGAAGAAGTGAACAGCGAGACGCTGATTTCCAACGATACGGCACAGGCGGATACCGTTACCCGTTCGCTGGCCGTACCGGTTGATATGGCCGCCAAAACCACCCCAAAAACAGCCGCGCCCGCCAGTACAACGCCGGGAGCGGCTAATCCGGCTGGCGCTGCCGCGGGTGCTCTGACTCAGCAGCTAACCCCTTATCTGAGCAATCCCGCCCTGCCCAAAGGTCGCGTTTTCCCGCTGCCGGGCGTGTCATTTCTGCCGGGTTCACTTTCGTTAACGCCCGGGTCGCAGGCAACCATTGGCGAGCTGACCACGCTTCTGAAAACCCACCCATCAATGCAGATTCAGCTGATCGGCTATGCGAACGATGCGCAGGGCGGACTGACGAATAAAAGTCTGTCGTTCAAGCGCGTTTACCAGATCAAACAGCAGCTTATGTCTTCGGGGATTGACTTCGTACGGATCGACGCCATCGGGCGCGGCTCGGGCGTGAGCCGCCGAGATACGTCGGGTGTTCCTCGCCCTACGCTCCGCAAAATTGACTTCAAAGTAGTGGTAAAATAG